In a single window of the Caulobacter soli genome:
- the paoC gene encoding aldehyde oxidoreductase molybdenum-binding subunit PaoC produces the protein MKFDTPATTNPIDQLKIIGKPTDRIDGPLKTTGTAPYAYERHDALPDIAYGYVLGAAVAKGRIAAMDLGRAKAAPGVLAIVTATSAGKLTKGDFNTADLLGGPEIQHYHQAVALVVAQTFEQARAAAALIKIDYARAKGSFDLASAKDAATKPEKDSPDTAVGDFAAAFAAAPVQLDETYTTPDHAHAMMEPHASIAAWKGDKLTLWTSNQMIAWGAGDVAKTLGMKKEDVRLVSPFIGGGFGGKLFVRADAILAALGAKAAGRPVKVALQRPLMFNNTTHRPATIQRVRLGATKDGKITAIGHESWSGDLPGGGLETAVQQTRLLYAGENRMTRMRLATLDLPEGNAMRAPGEAPGLMALEIAIDEMAEKLNLDPVEFRILNDTQVDPEKPSRPFSQRQLVECLRTGADRFGWSKRAARPGQVRDGRWLVGMGVAAAFRNNLVMKSAARVRLETSGQIVVEADMTDIGTGTYTIIAQTAAEMMGVPLHRVEVRLGDSTFPVSAGSGGQWGANSSTAGVYAACVKLREAAATKLGLDPATAEFSDGRVKLGNQSLPLTQAAASGPIVAEDTMTYGDLAKTHQQSTFGGHFVEVGVDAFTAEIRVRRMLAVCAAGRILNPKSARSQVIGAMTMGAGAALMEELVVDKRIGFFVNHDLAGYEVPVHADIPHQEVIFLDETDPMSSPMKAKGVGELGICGVAAAVANAIHNATGVRVRDYPVTLDKLLDKMPMIA, from the coding sequence ATGAAGTTCGACACGCCCGCCACCACCAATCCGATCGACCAGCTCAAGATCATCGGCAAGCCGACCGACCGGATCGACGGCCCCCTGAAGACGACGGGAACCGCGCCCTACGCCTATGAGCGCCACGACGCCCTGCCCGACATCGCCTACGGCTATGTGCTGGGCGCGGCCGTGGCCAAGGGCCGGATCGCGGCGATGGACCTCGGCCGCGCCAAGGCCGCGCCCGGCGTGCTGGCCATCGTCACGGCCACGAGCGCCGGCAAGCTGACCAAGGGCGACTTCAACACCGCCGACCTGCTGGGCGGTCCGGAGATCCAACACTACCACCAGGCCGTCGCCCTGGTGGTGGCCCAGACCTTCGAGCAGGCCCGCGCCGCCGCCGCCCTGATCAAGATCGACTACGCCCGCGCCAAGGGGAGCTTCGACCTGGCCTCGGCCAAGGACGCGGCGACCAAGCCCGAGAAGGACAGTCCCGACACCGCCGTCGGCGACTTCGCCGCCGCCTTCGCGGCCGCGCCGGTCCAGTTGGACGAGACCTACACCACCCCCGACCACGCCCACGCCATGATGGAGCCGCACGCCTCGATCGCGGCCTGGAAGGGCGACAAGCTGACCCTGTGGACCTCGAACCAGATGATCGCCTGGGGCGCGGGCGACGTGGCCAAGACACTGGGGATGAAGAAGGAGGACGTGCGCCTGGTCTCGCCCTTCATCGGCGGCGGCTTCGGCGGCAAGCTTTTCGTGCGGGCCGACGCGATCCTGGCCGCCCTGGGCGCCAAGGCGGCGGGACGTCCGGTGAAGGTCGCTCTGCAGCGGCCGCTGATGTTCAACAACACCACCCACCGGCCGGCCACCATCCAGCGCGTCCGCCTGGGCGCGACCAAGGACGGCAAGATCACGGCCATCGGCCATGAGAGCTGGTCGGGCGACCTGCCTGGCGGCGGCCTGGAGACGGCCGTCCAGCAGACCCGCCTGCTCTATGCCGGCGAGAACCGCATGACCCGCATGCGCCTGGCCACGCTGGACCTGCCCGAAGGCAACGCCATGCGCGCCCCGGGCGAGGCGCCCGGGCTGATGGCGCTGGAGATCGCCATCGACGAGATGGCCGAAAAGCTGAACCTCGACCCGGTCGAATTCCGCATCCTCAACGACACCCAGGTGGATCCGGAAAAGCCCAGCCGACCGTTCTCGCAACGCCAGTTGGTCGAATGCCTGCGCACCGGCGCCGACAGGTTCGGCTGGTCCAAGCGCGCCGCGCGACCGGGCCAAGTGCGCGACGGTCGCTGGCTGGTCGGCATGGGCGTGGCGGCGGCCTTCCGCAACAACCTGGTGATGAAGTCAGCGGCCCGCGTGCGGCTGGAAACCTCGGGCCAGATCGTCGTCGAGGCCGACATGACCGACATCGGCACCGGCACCTACACGATCATCGCCCAGACCGCCGCCGAGATGATGGGCGTGCCCCTGCACCGGGTCGAGGTCCGGCTGGGCGACTCGACCTTCCCGGTCTCGGCCGGCTCCGGCGGCCAGTGGGGCGCCAACAGCTCGACGGCAGGGGTCTACGCGGCCTGCGTGAAGCTGCGCGAGGCGGCAGCCACCAAGCTGGGCCTGGACCCGGCCACGGCCGAATTCTCGGACGGCCGGGTGAAGCTCGGCAACCAGAGCCTGCCCCTGACCCAGGCCGCGGCGAGCGGGCCCATCGTCGCCGAGGACACCATGACCTACGGCGACCTGGCCAAGACCCACCAGCAGTCGACCTTCGGCGGCCACTTCGTCGAGGTCGGCGTCGACGCCTTCACGGCCGAGATCCGCGTGCGCCGGATGCTGGCCGTCTGCGCCGCTGGCCGGATCCTCAATCCCAAGTCCGCCCGCAGCCAGGTGATCGGCGCCATGACCATGGGCGCCGGCGCGGCCCTGATGGAGGAGCTTGTCGTCGACAAGCGCATCGGCTTCTTCGTCAACCACGACCTGGCGGGCTACGAGGTGCCGGTGCACGCCGACATCCCGCACCAGGAGGTGATCTTCCTGGACGAGACCGATCCGATGTCGTCGCCGATGAAGGCCAAGGGCGTCGGGGAGCTGGGCATCTGCGGCGTCGCCGCCGCTGTCGCCAACGCGATCCACAACGCCACCGGCGTGCGCGTCCGCGACTACCCCGTCACCCTGGACAAGCTGCTCGACAAGATGCCGATGATCGCCTGA
- a CDS encoding amidohydrolase family protein yields MTKSSSRGVSRRRLFSIGGGVIAASGVASLMPPGAQAADQPLAADTRMVTATEGTNICAVVSPDGKTVAFDVYAMLWLIPIEGGPARRLTEELFEIAQPDWSPDGKTIAFQSYRDGNFHVWTIGADGAGLKQLTKGAFDCREPRWSPDGKTIAFSSDRGGRYGVHLLNVANGEIAAFSSGPTDEFEPSWSPDGKAIAFTVDKVRIDVQGLDGTRRTVAKVKASADRFNAASLSSPAFTLDGQDVVFTAIENGKAELRNAAGVVVQGQDVFPFRASWLASGAFLYTADGQIKRRAADGATTVVAFTAQVPVRTPRYTKKSRDFLSAKTRPVIGIGSPALSPDGRQVAFRALNDLYLLDLGGGPAKALTKDAFSKVDPAWSPDGKTLAYSTDKGGSLDIWLRDMASGASRQLTHFDGAAVSSAWSRDGKSIAFLSQNGGLFTADAATGETRRLYGDLWEPGKPTWGPGDKTIAYAAFKPYSARFREGLSEILTVDVASGKGTYAPILPDRSLGTRGDDGPVWSPDGKSLAYVFASRLHLSSVDETGKLLGPPRPLNDEVTDAVGWSGDGKSLIYISAGQLKLISAAGGAPRFVPHGLTWANVRPKGRMVVRAARLWDGKSPTLRENVDVLISDGRIAGVAPRGEVASDVKVIDAPTGTVMPGLIDMHTHRQMQGYGYGDREGRLWLSLGVTTTRSPGGPAYHTVEDQEAIESGRRIGPRYYATGEAIDGSRIFYNFMRPVTEPGQMALEMKRAEALSYDLIKTYVRLSGERQKEVIAWAHAKGLPLTSHYHYPALALGMDGMEHLGATSRTGYSRTVSALGNIYQDVNVAFVASKAARTPTLFTSTALLGEDRSLVDDPRIQALYPPWEYARLLERAKQMAAMDRTPILASLERNVAELVRTVRAGGRITSGTDSPIDFNAVSLHMNLRAMVRYGMTPYEALVTATSASGEYLDEPLGSIATGNYADLVLVDGDPLARIEDAAKVTQVIKHGEVYSVADLIGPFAGHAQHAALGGRRFVCDASPEYWWHEPDFLANARASCCDGACGFAPAFSLQV; encoded by the coding sequence ATGACCAAGAGTTCCTCGCGCGGCGTCAGCCGCCGCCGGCTTTTCTCGATCGGCGGCGGGGTGATCGCCGCCTCGGGCGTCGCCTCCCTGATGCCGCCTGGAGCGCAGGCGGCCGACCAGCCGCTGGCCGCCGACACCCGCATGGTCACCGCGACCGAGGGCACAAACATCTGCGCGGTCGTCTCGCCCGACGGCAAGACCGTGGCCTTCGACGTCTACGCCATGCTGTGGCTGATCCCGATCGAAGGCGGCCCGGCCCGGCGGCTGACCGAAGAGCTCTTCGAGATCGCCCAGCCCGACTGGTCGCCGGACGGCAAGACCATCGCCTTCCAGTCCTATCGCGACGGCAATTTCCACGTCTGGACGATCGGCGCCGACGGGGCGGGGCTGAAGCAGTTGACCAAGGGCGCCTTCGACTGCCGCGAGCCGCGCTGGTCGCCGGACGGCAAGACGATCGCCTTCTCGTCCGATCGCGGCGGGCGCTACGGCGTCCACCTGCTGAATGTCGCCAATGGTGAGATCGCCGCCTTCAGTTCGGGACCGACCGACGAGTTCGAACCGTCCTGGTCGCCGGACGGCAAGGCCATCGCCTTCACGGTCGACAAGGTCCGCATCGACGTCCAGGGCCTGGACGGGACGCGACGGACGGTGGCCAAGGTCAAGGCCTCGGCCGACCGGTTCAACGCCGCCTCGCTGTCCAGCCCGGCCTTCACGCTGGACGGCCAGGACGTGGTCTTCACCGCCATCGAGAACGGCAAGGCCGAGCTGCGCAACGCCGCCGGCGTGGTGGTGCAGGGCCAGGACGTCTTCCCGTTCCGCGCCTCGTGGCTTGCGTCGGGCGCGTTCCTCTACACCGCCGACGGCCAGATCAAGCGCCGGGCGGCGGACGGGGCGACCACGGTCGTGGCCTTCACCGCCCAGGTTCCGGTGCGTACGCCACGCTACACCAAGAAGAGCCGCGACTTCCTGTCGGCCAAGACCCGACCTGTCATCGGGATCGGCAGTCCGGCCCTGTCGCCCGACGGCCGCCAGGTGGCGTTCCGAGCGCTCAACGACCTCTACCTCCTCGACCTCGGCGGCGGTCCAGCCAAGGCTCTGACGAAGGACGCCTTCAGCAAGGTCGACCCGGCCTGGTCGCCAGACGGCAAGACCTTGGCCTATTCGACCGACAAGGGCGGGTCGCTGGACATCTGGCTGCGCGACATGGCCAGCGGCGCGAGCCGGCAGCTGACCCATTTCGACGGGGCGGCGGTGTCGAGCGCCTGGTCGCGCGACGGCAAGTCGATCGCCTTCCTCAGCCAGAACGGCGGGCTGTTCACAGCCGACGCGGCGACTGGCGAAACCCGCCGCCTCTATGGCGACCTCTGGGAGCCGGGCAAGCCCACCTGGGGACCGGGCGACAAGACCATCGCCTACGCTGCCTTCAAGCCCTATTCGGCCCGCTTCCGCGAAGGGCTCAGCGAGATCCTGACCGTCGACGTGGCCAGCGGCAAGGGGACCTACGCCCCGATCCTGCCCGACCGCTCGCTGGGCACGCGCGGCGACGACGGCCCGGTCTGGTCGCCGGACGGCAAGTCGTTGGCCTACGTGTTCGCCAGCCGCCTGCACCTGTCGTCGGTGGACGAGACCGGCAAGTTGCTGGGCCCGCCCAGGCCGCTGAACGACGAGGTCACCGACGCCGTCGGCTGGAGCGGCGACGGCAAGAGCCTGATCTACATCTCCGCCGGTCAGCTGAAGCTGATCTCGGCCGCCGGCGGCGCGCCCAGGTTCGTGCCGCACGGCCTGACCTGGGCCAATGTCCGGCCCAAGGGACGGATGGTGGTCCGCGCCGCCCGCCTGTGGGACGGCAAGTCGCCGACCCTGCGCGAGAATGTCGATGTCCTGATCTCCGACGGCCGCATCGCCGGCGTCGCCCCGCGCGGCGAGGTGGCGAGCGACGTGAAGGTCATCGACGCGCCGACCGGTACGGTGATGCCCGGCCTGATCGACATGCACACCCATCGCCAGATGCAGGGCTACGGCTATGGCGACCGGGAAGGGCGGCTGTGGCTGTCGCTGGGGGTGACCACCACCCGCTCGCCCGGCGGTCCGGCCTATCACACGGTCGAGGACCAGGAGGCGATCGAGTCCGGCAGGCGGATCGGCCCGCGGTACTACGCCACCGGCGAGGCGATCGACGGCTCGCGGATCTTCTACAACTTCATGCGGCCGGTCACCGAGCCGGGCCAGATGGCGCTGGAGATGAAGCGGGCCGAGGCGCTGTCCTACGACCTGATCAAGACCTATGTCCGCCTGTCGGGCGAGCGCCAGAAGGAGGTCATCGCCTGGGCCCACGCCAAGGGCCTGCCGCTGACCTCGCACTACCACTATCCGGCCCTGGCGCTGGGCATGGACGGCATGGAGCACCTGGGCGCGACCAGCCGCACCGGCTATTCGCGCACGGTCAGCGCGCTGGGCAACATCTATCAGGACGTCAACGTCGCCTTCGTGGCCAGCAAGGCGGCGCGCACGCCGACCCTGTTCACCTCGACGGCCCTGCTGGGCGAGGACCGCTCGCTGGTCGACGATCCACGCATCCAGGCGCTGTATCCGCCGTGGGAATACGCCCGGCTGCTGGAACGCGCCAAGCAGATGGCGGCCATGGATCGCACGCCGATCCTGGCCTCGCTGGAGCGCAACGTCGCCGAGCTGGTCCGTACCGTTAGGGCGGGCGGCCGGATCACCTCCGGCACGGACTCGCCGATCGACTTCAACGCCGTCAGCCTGCACATGAACCTGCGGGCCATGGTCCGCTACGGCATGACGCCGTACGAGGCCCTGGTCACCGCCACCAGCGCTTCGGGCGAGTATCTGGACGAGCCGCTGGGATCGATCGCGACGGGAAACTACGCCGACCTGGTGCTGGTCGACGGCGATCCGCTGGCCCGGATCGAGGACGCCGCCAAGGTGACCCAGGTGATCAAGCACGGCGAGGTCTATTCGGTCGCCGACCTGATCGGTCCGTTCGCTGGCCACGCCCAACATGCAGCCCTGGGCGGACGCCGCTTCGTCTGCGACGCCTCGCCCGAATACTGGTGGCACGAGCCCGACTTCCTGGCCAACGCGCGGGCCTCGTGCTGCGACGGCGCTTGCGGGTTCGCGCCCGCCTTCAGCCTGCAGGTCTAG
- a CDS encoding TonB-dependent receptor codes for MRDWTNRSARRRLLCAASAVLALSTSTALAQAMPFKIDAQPAAAGIRQFARQAGVQILVQSDAAQGRRTAPVRGALPVDRALEQLLAGTGLTVVSNDGKTIILAPPRTGLIRTGWSGGGGALAAAPEPAPPPSPPKPEEPSVMEELIVTGTRSTSRTVTESMAPIDVISAAELTKSGKQSTRDLISSLVPSANTSNSGAGASFAIKTVSLRGLSADQTLVLVDGKRRHNTAILFVNGTTQNGQSPPDLDLIPSAAIERIEVLRDGASAQYGSDALAGVINVILKKSPEGGSMSALYGKTAEGDGETGQFSGNIGLKLGESGYLNLTGDVRITDPTDRGDLTPNTTQMYFPRNALGQPVRVGTAGSTPDPREATANRHTSHPGSPQVQLFSLGYSAGSPITDDIDLYSFGTFSSRNTAAWLTYRNPNASNNITAVNPDGYTPRLFLKDRDFQVAVGAKGSNLLGFDWDLSSTFSRDAVDYYENSLNASLGPASPTYFYIGALNFQEWTSNLDLTREVDTGLFAAPMFVAGGLEYRDDKFEIVAGEPASYVNGGYVAPAGSPQAGVVFAGGSQGVTGFPPFSAGAFSRDNVSAYLNVEQKVTDKLEFALAGRFEHYSDFGNAKTFKLSSRYAILPRLAIRGTASTGFRAPSLQQQHYASSSTIGVIVPPATTTQLYPVQLLPPDNPAAIALGAKPLRPEKSVNYSVGLVAQPISRMNVTLDVYQIKIDNRILQSGTLGPNAAVSNALASQGLNPQQAAFYYGNFADTKTRGVDFVVDYRTDIGDFGSVRWTLSANHTKNEFTRVVQPPAALAAAGIVYIDRVKIGDLTVGTPKDKFILGADWTLGKFDTNLRLTRYGEVIQRSTLPANDEVVSPKLIVDLDLSYAATENITVSVGANNLLDAYPDSVRAANRGTPAFAYYNQYSPYGISGGFYYARVAARF; via the coding sequence ATGCGTGATTGGACGAACCGTTCCGCCCGGCGGAGGCTGCTCTGCGCGGCCTCGGCCGTTCTGGCGTTGAGCACGAGCACCGCCCTGGCCCAGGCCATGCCTTTCAAGATCGACGCCCAGCCGGCGGCGGCGGGCATCCGCCAGTTCGCCCGGCAGGCCGGCGTGCAGATCCTGGTCCAGTCCGACGCCGCCCAGGGCCGTCGCACCGCGCCGGTGCGCGGGGCCCTGCCGGTCGATCGCGCTCTTGAACAGCTGCTGGCCGGCACCGGCCTGACAGTCGTCTCCAACGACGGCAAGACCATCATCCTGGCCCCGCCGCGCACCGGTCTTATCCGGACGGGATGGTCGGGCGGCGGCGGCGCGCTGGCCGCTGCGCCCGAGCCCGCCCCGCCACCGTCGCCGCCGAAGCCTGAAGAGCCCAGCGTGATGGAGGAGCTGATCGTCACCGGCACGCGCTCGACCTCGCGCACGGTCACCGAGAGCATGGCGCCGATCGACGTGATCTCGGCCGCCGAACTGACCAAGAGCGGCAAGCAGTCGACGCGCGACCTGATCTCGAGCCTGGTGCCGTCGGCCAACACCTCCAACAGCGGCGCGGGCGCCAGCTTCGCGATCAAGACCGTGTCGCTGCGCGGCCTGTCGGCCGACCAGACCCTGGTGCTGGTCGACGGCAAGCGTCGGCACAACACCGCCATCCTGTTCGTCAACGGCACCACCCAGAACGGCCAGTCGCCGCCTGACCTGGACCTGATCCCGTCGGCCGCGATCGAGCGCATCGAGGTGCTGCGCGACGGCGCCTCGGCCCAGTACGGCTCGGACGCCCTGGCCGGCGTGATCAACGTCATCCTCAAGAAGAGCCCGGAAGGCGGCTCGATGAGCGCCCTCTACGGCAAGACCGCCGAGGGCGACGGCGAGACCGGCCAGTTCTCCGGCAATATCGGCCTGAAGCTGGGCGAGTCCGGCTATCTGAACCTGACCGGCGACGTGCGCATCACCGATCCGACCGATCGGGGCGACCTGACGCCCAACACCACCCAGATGTACTTCCCGCGCAACGCCCTGGGACAGCCGGTGAGGGTGGGCACGGCGGGCTCGACCCCGGATCCGCGCGAGGCCACGGCCAATCGCCACACCAGCCATCCGGGTTCGCCCCAGGTTCAGCTGTTCTCGCTGGGCTACAGCGCCGGCTCGCCGATCACCGACGACATCGACCTCTATTCGTTCGGCACCTTCTCCAGCCGCAACACCGCCGCCTGGCTGACCTATCGCAACCCCAACGCCAGCAACAACATCACGGCGGTCAATCCCGACGGCTATACGCCGCGCCTGTTCCTGAAGGATCGCGACTTCCAGGTGGCCGTCGGCGCCAAGGGCTCGAACCTGCTGGGCTTCGACTGGGACCTGTCCTCGACCTTCAGCCGCGACGCCGTCGACTACTATGAGAACTCGCTGAACGCCTCCCTCGGCCCGGCCAGCCCGACCTACTTCTACATCGGCGCCCTGAACTTCCAGGAATGGACCAGCAACCTGGACCTGACGCGCGAGGTCGACACCGGCCTGTTCGCCGCGCCGATGTTCGTGGCGGGCGGCCTGGAATATCGCGACGACAAGTTCGAGATCGTGGCGGGCGAGCCGGCGTCCTACGTCAACGGCGGTTATGTCGCCCCGGCCGGCAGCCCCCAGGCGGGCGTCGTCTTCGCCGGCGGCTCCCAGGGCGTGACGGGCTTCCCGCCGTTCTCGGCCGGCGCGTTCTCGCGCGACAACGTCTCGGCCTATCTGAACGTCGAGCAGAAGGTGACCGACAAGCTGGAGTTCGCCCTGGCCGGCCGCTTCGAGCACTATTCGGACTTCGGCAACGCCAAGACCTTCAAGCTGTCCAGCCGCTACGCGATCCTGCCCCGGCTGGCGATCCGGGGCACGGCCAGCACGGGCTTCCGGGCGCCGTCGCTGCAGCAGCAGCACTACGCCTCGTCCAGCACCATCGGCGTGATCGTGCCGCCGGCCACGACCACCCAGCTCTATCCGGTGCAACTGCTACCGCCGGACAACCCCGCCGCCATCGCCCTGGGCGCCAAGCCGCTGCGTCCCGAGAAGTCGGTCAACTATTCGGTCGGCCTGGTGGCCCAGCCGATCTCGCGGATGAACGTCACGCTGGACGTCTATCAGATCAAGATCGACAACCGCATCCTGCAGAGCGGCACGCTGGGGCCCAACGCGGCGGTCAGCAACGCCCTGGCCAGCCAGGGTCTGAACCCGCAGCAGGCGGCGTTCTATTACGGCAACTTCGCCGACACCAAGACGCGCGGCGTCGACTTCGTGGTCGACTATCGCACCGACATCGGCGACTTCGGCTCGGTGCGCTGGACCCTCTCGGCCAACCACACCAAGAACGAGTTCACCCGGGTGGTCCAGCCGCCGGCGGCCCTGGCCGCGGCCGGCATCGTCTATATCGACCGGGTCAAGATCGGCGACCTGACGGTGGGCACGCCCAAGGACAAGTTCATCCTGGGCGCGGACTGGACCCTCGGGAAGTTCGACACCAACCTGCGCCTGACCCGCTACGGCGAGGTCATCCAGCGCAGCACCCTGCCGGCCAACGACGAGGTCGTCAGCCCCAAGCTGATCGTCGACCTGGATCTGAGCTACGCGGCGACCGAGAACATCACCGTCAGCGTCGGAGCCAACAACCTGCTGGACGCCTATCCCGACAGCGTTCGCGCCGCCAACCGCGGCACGCCCGCCTTCGCCTACTACAACCAGTACTCCCCGTACGGGATCAGCGGCGGCTTCTACTACGCCCGCGTCGCCGCCCGGTTCTAG
- a CDS encoding FecR family protein, whose product MSSNQSASEIDDEAADWAARVDARGLDVERDPELQAWLNADARRAGALLRAQAAISFLDRGRALANGEPVVTASRPSRRALIAGATGAAAAALVGGVGLWTARPQRLDTRLGEIRRVPLADGSLVAINTKTALEVAMKPRSRHIVLKEGEAWFQVAKDPERPFVVAAGSVRVRAVGTAFSVRRGEEAGAGVDVMVTEGVVETWIEGDSAPRRRLSAGSRIILASAVSPTVAESPSEIERSLAWRNGEIALDGESLDQAARLFNRYNSRQIVIDDPTLAQERFVGLFQTNEPESFAAAVAATLGAAISDDERTIRISRAHIS is encoded by the coding sequence ATGAGCTCCAATCAGTCCGCAAGCGAGATTGACGACGAGGCGGCCGACTGGGCCGCCCGCGTCGACGCGCGTGGACTGGACGTCGAGCGCGATCCCGAACTGCAAGCCTGGCTGAACGCGGACGCGCGCCGGGCGGGGGCGTTGCTGCGCGCCCAGGCGGCGATCAGCTTCCTGGATCGGGGCCGGGCCCTGGCCAACGGTGAACCCGTCGTCACCGCCTCGCGTCCCAGCCGCCGCGCGCTGATCGCCGGAGCCACCGGCGCGGCCGCCGCGGCGCTGGTCGGTGGGGTCGGGCTATGGACCGCGCGGCCGCAGCGACTGGACACGCGCCTGGGCGAGATCCGCCGTGTGCCGCTGGCCGACGGTTCGCTGGTGGCGATCAACACCAAGACCGCGCTCGAGGTGGCTATGAAGCCCCGGTCGCGGCACATCGTTCTGAAGGAAGGCGAAGCCTGGTTCCAGGTCGCCAAGGACCCGGAGCGCCCGTTCGTCGTGGCGGCGGGATCGGTCCGGGTGCGCGCGGTGGGCACGGCCTTCTCGGTGCGGCGTGGCGAGGAAGCCGGCGCTGGCGTCGACGTGATGGTCACCGAGGGCGTGGTCGAGACCTGGATCGAGGGCGACAGCGCGCCCCGGCGGCGGTTGTCGGCCGGCAGCCGCATCATTCTGGCCAGCGCCGTCTCGCCCACCGTGGCGGAATCGCCGTCCGAGATCGAGCGCAGCCTGGCCTGGCGCAACGGCGAGATCGCCCTGGACGGCGAGAGCCTCGACCAGGCGGCGCGCCTGTTCAACCGCTACAACAGCCGTCAGATCGTGATCGACGATCCGACGCTGGCCCAGGAACGTTTCGTCGGTCTTTTCCAGACCAATGAGCCCGAAAGTTTCGCCGCGGCGGTCGCCGCGACGCTCGGGGCCGCCATCAGTGATGATGAGCGCACCATCCGGATCAGTCGCGCTCATATTTCCTGA
- a CDS encoding RNA polymerase sigma factor, with the protein MKQSRAEIVAFVGGQILPHEADVRAWLRRSGSGGADIDDVIQETYCRLAGLDSIAHIVNGRAYFFRMARNIAIEKIRRSRIVRIDCVTEIDALNVVDDEPSPERVVAGRRELGRVQKLIEGLPERCRQIFTLRRIHGLSQRETATRLGVTENVVEMQSARGLRLILRALSEATAQDQPTVGKAHELQSVRKRD; encoded by the coding sequence TTGAAACAGAGCCGCGCCGAGATCGTCGCCTTCGTCGGCGGCCAGATACTGCCGCACGAGGCCGACGTGCGCGCTTGGCTGCGCCGGTCGGGCAGCGGCGGCGCCGACATCGACGACGTCATCCAGGAGACCTATTGCCGCCTGGCCGGCCTGGACAGCATCGCCCACATCGTCAACGGCCGCGCCTACTTCTTCCGGATGGCGCGCAACATCGCTATCGAGAAAATTCGCCGCTCGCGCATCGTTCGTATCGATTGCGTCACGGAAATCGACGCGCTGAACGTCGTAGATGATGAGCCTTCTCCCGAACGCGTGGTCGCGGGCCGTCGCGAACTGGGGCGAGTGCAGAAACTGATCGAAGGATTGCCCGAGCGGTGCCGACAGATCTTCACCCTTCGCCGGATCCACGGCCTCTCCCAGAGGGAGACCGCCACGCGGCTGGGGGTGACCGAGAATGTCGTGGAAATGCAATCGGCGCGGGGCTTGCGTTTAATCCTGCGGGCCTTATCGGAAGCAACGGCGCAGGATCAACCGACAGTCGGCAAGGCTCATGAGCTCCAATCAGTCCGCAAGCGAGATTGA
- a CDS encoding response regulator transcription factor, which produces MPKILAIEDDPTTAREIVTELEQHGFEVEWVADGRDGLVRAVSGDFDAITLDRMLPRLDGLAIVTVLRKTGIEIPVLMISALSDVDERVRGLRAGGDDYMTKPFASEELAARLEVLLRRRSAAPRQTALSVADLEIDLMTRAVRRGGIEIRLMPTEYKLLEFMVRNAEQVLTRTMIFEAIWGYHFDPGTNLIDVHLGRLRRKVDKPGLPPLLHTIRGSGYAIQAPR; this is translated from the coding sequence ATGCCGAAAATCCTGGCGATAGAAGACGACCCCACCACCGCGCGCGAGATCGTCACCGAACTGGAACAGCACGGCTTCGAGGTCGAGTGGGTCGCCGACGGACGCGACGGGCTGGTGCGCGCCGTCAGCGGCGACTTCGACGCCATCACCCTGGACCGCATGCTGCCGCGCCTGGATGGCCTGGCCATCGTCACGGTGCTGCGCAAGACCGGCATCGAGATCCCGGTGCTGATGATCAGCGCCCTCAGCGACGTCGACGAACGGGTCCGGGGCCTGCGGGCCGGCGGCGACGACTACATGACCAAGCCCTTCGCCTCCGAGGAGCTGGCCGCCCGGCTGGAGGTGTTGCTGCGTCGACGCTCGGCCGCGCCGCGCCAGACCGCCCTGAGCGTCGCCGACCTGGAGATCGACCTGATGACCCGCGCCGTGCGGCGCGGCGGGATCGAGATCCGGCTGATGCCGACCGAGTACAAGCTGCTGGAGTTCATGGTCCGCAACGCCGAGCAGGTGCTGACCCGGACGATGATCTTCGAGGCCATCTGGGGCTATCACTTCGATCCGGGCACCAACCTGATCGACGTGCATCTGGGCCGGCTGCGCCGCAAGGTCGACAAGCCCGGCCTGCCGCCGCTGCTGCACACCATCCGCGGCTCCGGCTACGCGATCCAGGCGCCGCGATGA